The Peribacillus sp. FSL P2-0133 genome has a segment encoding these proteins:
- a CDS encoding VWA domain-containing protein, with protein MKYIRFNDSIIDTALFLQLQDLSTVLSGIPELEFEYNYGSFIDLIENKVTASHFWENGNKEVKEAGLKTDVLLRTIGTLHHSTIQSMKEYQDIIGESSLPKFAAQLFALLEDLRLEELVKKERPGTKKWFSVRGAYLKQYFESQLTTNVTRSFALDELYCLIYLLLQSDRPDPIFPRANVRQLEELEKLKPFIHSVFEATKTSDITRICEQIVFRVNDGYEDTMNEYFIFPIANVEKYKANTLFDELTRNDELLNDDTEDADEEKSEFIDEKFSTWHRENKNGESNSTFLQFELEQGTKTSLMGGGAREAEDADQALASIQGSSGESKQKEYNQQETLEKKQTNMGKSGEHPFGEENKDVVQVIKEAKIPTLTEEKRYREFVADIEPFKRKLSSTIEKTLENKKNAPRKDLVFGRLSKKLLPLVFEENPRVFYKKNQDSNEMDAVFTLLIDCSASMHNKMDETKRGVVLFHEVLKKLKIPHSIVGFWEDANEVREGYQPNYFHVIQSHSDSLYLNSGAKIMQLEPEEDNRDGYSIRVAAMELEKRREKNRFLLVFSDGEPAASDYDQNGIVDTHLAVSEARKKGIEVIGLFLADGGIEESEELTMKNIYGKERLMIPSVAELPEQFTPLLKKLLLKTI; from the coding sequence ATGAAGTATATCCGTTTCAATGATTCAATAATAGATACGGCTCTTTTTTTACAGCTGCAGGATCTCTCGACTGTTTTATCCGGCATTCCTGAGCTGGAATTCGAATACAATTATGGTTCCTTCATTGATCTTATCGAGAATAAGGTCACAGCCAGCCATTTTTGGGAAAATGGCAATAAGGAAGTGAAGGAAGCGGGACTGAAAACGGACGTGCTCCTTAGGACGATAGGTACGCTGCATCATTCAACAATCCAGAGCATGAAGGAGTACCAGGATATCATCGGGGAAAGTTCGCTTCCGAAGTTTGCAGCCCAATTATTCGCTTTACTGGAAGACTTGCGATTGGAAGAATTGGTGAAGAAGGAAAGGCCAGGCACGAAAAAATGGTTTTCGGTAAGAGGGGCTTACCTTAAACAATATTTCGAAAGCCAATTGACGACGAATGTCACAAGAAGTTTTGCACTGGATGAATTATACTGCCTCATATATTTACTGCTTCAATCTGACAGGCCGGACCCGATTTTCCCAAGAGCCAATGTAAGGCAGCTGGAAGAACTGGAGAAACTCAAGCCGTTCATCCATTCTGTCTTTGAAGCCACTAAAACCAGTGACATCACGAGGATTTGTGAGCAAATCGTTTTCCGTGTGAACGATGGATACGAAGATACGATGAATGAATATTTCATCTTTCCCATTGCAAATGTGGAAAAGTATAAGGCAAATACCTTATTTGATGAACTGACTAGAAATGATGAACTGTTGAACGATGATACAGAAGATGCAGATGAAGAAAAAAGTGAGTTCATTGATGAAAAATTCTCGACATGGCACCGGGAGAATAAGAACGGCGAGAGTAATTCGACTTTTCTTCAATTTGAATTGGAGCAGGGAACGAAAACAAGTCTGATGGGCGGAGGTGCACGGGAAGCGGAAGATGCCGACCAAGCACTGGCTTCCATCCAGGGTTCATCAGGGGAAAGTAAACAAAAGGAATACAATCAGCAGGAAACGCTGGAGAAGAAACAAACGAATATGGGCAAAAGTGGTGAACATCCATTTGGTGAAGAAAACAAAGACGTCGTTCAGGTAATTAAGGAAGCGAAAATACCAACACTTACGGAAGAGAAACGCTACCGTGAATTTGTTGCGGATATCGAACCGTTCAAGAGAAAACTCTCCAGTACAATTGAAAAGACACTGGAAAATAAAAAGAACGCACCAAGAAAAGATTTGGTTTTTGGCCGCTTATCGAAGAAATTACTGCCGCTTGTTTTTGAAGAAAATCCTCGGGTCTTTTATAAAAAGAACCAGGATTCAAATGAAATGGATGCCGTATTCACATTGCTGATCGATTGCTCCGCTTCCATGCATAACAAAATGGATGAAACGAAACGAGGGGTCGTCCTGTTTCATGAAGTACTGAAAAAATTAAAGATCCCCCACTCAATCGTTGGATTTTGGGAAGATGCAAATGAAGTGAGAGAAGGATATCAGCCGAACTACTTCCATGTGATCCAGTCCCATTCCGATTCTCTTTATCTAAACTCAGGAGCTAAAATCATGCAGCTTGAACCAGAGGAAGACAACAGGGACGGATACAGTATCAGGGTTGCCGCAATGGAATTGGAAAAAAGGCGGGAAAAGAACCGGTTCTTGCTCGTGTTTTCCGATGGTGAGCCGGCAGCAAGCGATTATGATCAAAATGGCATTGTCGATACACATCTTGCTGTTTCGGAAGCCAGGAAAAAGGGCATAGAAGTCATCGGCCTGTTTTTAGCGGATGGAGGCATCGAGGAAAGTGAAGAACTGACGATGAAAAACATCTATGGAAAAGAGCGCCTAATGATTCCGAGTGTAGCTGAATTGCCAGAGCAATTTACACCGCTGTTAAAAAAACTGCTGCTGAAGACCATATGA
- a CDS encoding MoxR family ATPase, giving the protein MINRLPIEIANILQASKKNPAQFEELIRSGGYLPPEMELMVDAITALSMGKNILLKGPTGAGKTKFAETLSNLFNQPMFSVNCSVDLDAESLLGFKTLAYKEEKQVIEFVPGPVTNSMNHGHFLYIDEINMAKPETLPLINGVLDYRRTITNPFTNEVIKAKDGFNVIAAINEGYVGTVPLNEALKNRFVVIEVPYIEGEQLKQLIETNTKLKDPRSIELFVKLSSDLINAVNQGKVAEDAASIRALLDACDLSVLIPPKRAILRSIVDKLDEEREREFVKNLADTLF; this is encoded by the coding sequence ATGATCAATCGATTACCAATAGAAATCGCAAATATATTACAAGCAAGCAAAAAAAATCCTGCTCAATTCGAGGAATTGATCAGGAGCGGCGGATATCTGCCTCCCGAGATGGAGCTGATGGTGGATGCCATCACGGCCTTAAGCATGGGGAAGAATATCCTTTTGAAGGGTCCGACAGGGGCTGGAAAGACAAAGTTTGCCGAGACATTATCGAATTTATTCAACCAGCCGATGTTCAGTGTCAACTGCTCAGTCGACTTGGATGCCGAAAGCTTATTGGGCTTCAAGACATTGGCTTATAAAGAGGAAAAACAAGTGATAGAATTCGTACCTGGACCAGTGACCAATTCGATGAATCACGGTCACTTCCTATATATAGATGAAATCAACATGGCAAAACCGGAAACTCTGCCGCTTATCAATGGTGTGCTTGATTACAGAAGGACGATAACGAATCCGTTCACGAATGAAGTCATAAAGGCAAAAGATGGCTTTAATGTGATTGCTGCAATCAACGAAGGGTATGTCGGTACAGTGCCGCTGAATGAAGCGCTAAAAAATAGGTTTGTCGTAATTGAAGTTCCTTATATCGAAGGGGAGCAGTTAAAGCAATTGATAGAAACCAATACAAAGTTGAAGGATCCAAGAAGCATTGAATTGTTCGTTAAACTGTCGAGTGATTTGATAAATGCCGTGAATCAAGGGAAGGTGGCTGAAGATGCGGCATCGATCAGGGCTTTGCTTGATGCTTGCGATCTGAGTGTGTTGATCCCGCCGAAACGGGCGATTCTTCGTTCCATAGTGGATAAGTTGGACGAGGAACGGGAGCGTGAGTTTGTGAAGAACTTGGCTGACACATTATTCTAA
- the brnQ gene encoding branched-chain amino acid transport system II carrier protein — translation MTQKAPLSFIIVTGLMLFALFFGAGNLIFPAMLGQSAGTNLWSASLGFIITGVGLPFITILAFGFSGKNDVQSLASRAHPLFGIIFTVVLYLSLGPLFALPRTGSVSYEIGIKPFLSNDVGFLPLLIFTIIYFGIACLLSINPSKMLDIVGKILTPLLLIFIGILIVVAIINPMGEIQSPAADYSDNSFFKGFKEGYLTMDTLAGFAFGIIVINAIKDKGVTSRKEVLGFCMKAGLIAATLLVIVYASITYVGATSVEKLGQLGNGGDVLAQASNHFFGSAGAVLLGLIVIAACLTTSIGLITACATYFNKILPAVSYKSYVVIFSVFSAAVANVGLTKLISITVPVLTALYPVAIVLIVLTFFHSFFKGKSEVYLGSLLLTAIISIMDGIVASGIKMESVSDLFTQYLPLYSVGVGWVIPAIIGGVLGYMIYLMKGDPKEAY, via the coding sequence ATGACACAGAAAGCACCACTTTCTTTTATCATTGTAACAGGGTTAATGCTTTTTGCTTTATTTTTTGGTGCAGGAAACTTAATTTTTCCTGCCATGCTCGGGCAATCCGCGGGGACTAATTTATGGTCGGCCAGTTTAGGATTCATCATTACTGGGGTGGGTTTGCCATTCATTACAATATTGGCATTTGGTTTTTCGGGAAAAAATGATGTTCAATCGCTTGCAAGCAGGGCACACCCGTTATTCGGCATCATCTTCACAGTCGTTCTTTATTTGTCTTTGGGACCGCTTTTCGCACTTCCTAGAACGGGGAGTGTATCCTATGAAATAGGGATTAAACCTTTCCTTTCTAATGATGTCGGCTTTTTACCATTGCTGATATTCACGATCATATACTTTGGAATTGCCTGTTTATTATCCATCAATCCATCAAAAATGCTGGATATCGTCGGGAAAATATTAACACCATTATTATTGATTTTCATCGGGATCCTCATTGTGGTCGCCATCATTAACCCAATGGGTGAAATCCAGTCACCAGCGGCTGATTATTCAGATAATTCTTTCTTCAAGGGATTCAAAGAAGGATATTTGACTATGGATACGCTGGCCGGATTTGCATTTGGGATCATAGTCATCAACGCAATCAAAGATAAAGGGGTAACATCAAGAAAAGAAGTGTTAGGATTTTGTATGAAAGCCGGCTTAATAGCTGCCACTTTGTTGGTGATCGTTTATGCGTCTATAACTTATGTCGGGGCAACAAGTGTGGAAAAGCTCGGTCAGCTGGGTAATGGAGGAGACGTTTTGGCTCAAGCCTCGAATCATTTCTTCGGATCGGCTGGTGCTGTGTTGTTAGGGTTGATTGTGATCGCTGCATGTCTAACGACAAGCATCGGTTTGATAACGGCTTGTGCTACGTATTTCAATAAAATACTGCCTGCTGTATCGTATAAATCATATGTTGTCATCTTTTCTGTTTTTAGTGCGGCTGTTGCCAATGTAGGTTTGACCAAGCTCATTTCCATTACAGTGCCTGTGTTAACGGCTCTTTATCCCGTAGCGATCGTTTTGATTGTTCTAACATTCTTCCATTCCTTTTTTAAAGGGAAATCGGAGGTGTATTTAGGAAGCTTATTATTAACGGCCATCATCAGCATAATGGATGGAATAGTGGCATCAGGCATTAAAATGGAATCTGTTTCGGACCTTTTCACTCAATACCTTCCACTATATAGTGTAGGGGTAGGATGGGTGATTCCAGCCATCATCGGCGGTGTATTGGGCTATATGATATACCTAATGAAAGGTGACCCTAAGGAAGCCTATTAA
- a CDS encoding sugar O-acetyltransferase — protein MNTEKEKMVSGEPYMAADPELVRDRENARKLTRLYNQTTESEGDERTALLKQLLGSTGLNVYIEPTFRCDYGYNISVGENFYANFDCVILDVCEVKIGRDCMLAPGVHIYTATHPLDPFERSSGVEYGKPVTIGDHVWIGGGAIINPGVTIGNHSVVASGAVVTKDVPEGVVVGGNPAKVIKHIEGIK, from the coding sequence ATGAATACTGAAAAAGAAAAAATGGTGAGCGGGGAACCTTACATGGCCGCTGATCCGGAATTAGTAAGAGATAGGGAAAATGCCAGAAAGTTGACCCGGTTATACAACCAGACAACGGAAAGCGAAGGGGATGAACGAACTGCCCTGCTGAAACAGCTTTTAGGTTCCACTGGGCTAAATGTATATATTGAACCCACTTTCCGTTGTGACTATGGATACAACATTTCTGTCGGGGAAAACTTTTATGCTAATTTCGATTGTGTCATTTTGGATGTTTGTGAAGTGAAAATTGGCAGGGACTGCATGTTGGCTCCCGGAGTGCATATCTATACAGCCACACATCCGCTGGATCCCTTTGAACGCAGTTCTGGAGTGGAATACGGAAAACCGGTTACGATCGGGGATCATGTATGGATTGGCGGAGGGGCCATCATCAATCCTGGCGTAACTATAGGGAATCATTCCGTTGTCGCTTCAGGGGCAGTCGTAACAAAGGATGTTCCTGAAGGCGTCGTTGTCGGCGGAAACCCAGCGAAGGTCATCAAGCATATTGAAGGAATTAAATAA
- a CDS encoding SDR family oxidoreductase, with product MKVFVVGANGQIGKYLVDLLKDSPEHSVRAMVRKEEQSRHLEKNGIESVVVSLTGSVEEITNAAKGCDAIVFTAGSGGSTGADQTLLIDLDGAVKTIEAAENLGINRFIMVSAFQANNRENWNEAIKPYYVAKHYADRALLQSDLNYSIIRPGGLVNEPGTGKVAAAEELERGSIAREDVARTIFASLTEENTYKRSFDLISGDTAIAEALRKI from the coding sequence ATGAAAGTATTCGTAGTTGGGGCAAATGGGCAGATCGGTAAATATCTTGTAGATTTATTAAAAGATAGCCCGGAACATAGTGTACGGGCAATGGTTCGTAAAGAAGAACAAAGTAGGCATTTAGAGAAAAATGGAATTGAATCTGTCGTCGTGAGCTTAACCGGATCGGTGGAAGAGATTACGAATGCGGCAAAAGGCTGCGATGCCATCGTGTTTACAGCAGGATCCGGAGGAAGCACTGGTGCTGATCAAACACTGTTGATTGATTTGGATGGTGCTGTTAAAACGATCGAAGCGGCAGAAAACTTGGGAATCAACCGATTCATCATGGTGAGTGCTTTTCAGGCCAATAATCGCGAAAACTGGAATGAAGCCATCAAACCGTATTATGTGGCCAAGCATTATGCGGATAGGGCGTTGTTACAAAGCGATTTAAATTATTCCATCATTAGGCCAGGCGGTCTGGTGAATGAACCGGGGACGGGCAAAGTGGCCGCCGCCGAAGAATTGGAAAGAGGTTCGATTGCCCGTGAAGATGTGGCTCGAACGATTTTTGCTTCTTTAACTGAAGAAAATACCTACAAGCGTTCATTTGATTTAATCTCTGGTGATACTGCAATCGCGGAAGCATTAAGGAAAATTTAA
- a CDS encoding CD3324 family protein, with protein MKYVKATAVLPEKLIVEIQKYVQGETIYIPKPEKAHHKWGTRSGSRELIDDRNASIKYAFKDGHTIHQLAEEYFLSAETIKKIVYSK; from the coding sequence ATGAAATATGTAAAAGCGACGGCCGTTTTGCCTGAAAAGCTGATCGTTGAAATTCAAAAGTATGTGCAAGGTGAAACCATATATATCCCTAAACCTGAAAAGGCCCATCACAAATGGGGAACCCGTTCGGGATCAAGGGAATTGATCGATGACCGAAATGCATCTATAAAATATGCATTCAAAGACGGTCATACCATCCATCAATTAGCAGAGGAATATTTTCTCTCCGCGGAAACCATCAAGAAAATCGTTTATTCCAAATAG
- a CDS encoding FusB/FusC family EF-G-binding protein yields MEPFIRSVQYNFIKSQTQILINGHATANDKDVINTLKTVAKERVLSLFSALSEEQKQLLDPVDTIKDPAQAEVFLLQVKPFVIPFKEVTEKTIKKLFPKAKKLKAPLLENIDLREISYLGWDDVGSGKKFIIAPHHNKLTGLHGTIKPANKKGICAICSRFEEVGMFMSETKGTVQGTFIKKGNYICLDSMKCNQNVTTLDKMTDLIERLK; encoded by the coding sequence ATGGAACCTTTTATCAGGAGCGTGCAGTATAACTTCATAAAATCCCAAACACAGATTCTCATAAATGGACACGCGACGGCCAACGATAAGGATGTAATCAACACCCTGAAGACAGTCGCCAAAGAACGAGTATTAAGCTTATTCAGTGCCTTGAGCGAAGAGCAAAAACAACTGCTGGATCCAGTAGATACCATTAAAGATCCCGCACAAGCCGAAGTCTTTCTCTTACAGGTAAAGCCATTTGTAATCCCATTTAAAGAAGTAACCGAAAAAACGATAAAAAAATTATTTCCTAAAGCAAAGAAATTAAAAGCCCCTTTGTTGGAAAACATTGATTTGAGAGAGATTTCATACTTGGGATGGGATGATGTCGGTTCCGGAAAGAAATTCATCATTGCACCCCATCATAATAAACTCACCGGATTGCATGGAACCATTAAACCTGCCAACAAAAAAGGGATCTGTGCCATATGCAGCCGCTTTGAAGAAGTAGGGATGTTCATGTCTGAAACAAAAGGAACCGTCCAAGGGACATTCATAAAAAAAGGTAATTATATTTGTCTGGACAGTATGAAATGCAACCAGAACGTAACGACTTTGGATAAAATGACCGACCTAATCGAGCGGCTGAAATAA
- a CDS encoding MEDS domain-containing protein, which translates to MKSKMNQLFEDKKNVHVLYSYNEMENYIKQVLNFIQEGIAAGDYVILIENDRIYPIIHKELSTRYTKDQMEFIHFVNNFDFYCSSGSYHPPAIEEYFNKTVQPYVENKISFRSWAHVEWATMEEPLHIIEDFERTVDEAVNLLSFPLICAYKGERMPDYLKTILLETHPYVLKDDDIIICEQYLPSSLK; encoded by the coding sequence TTGAAAAGCAAAATGAATCAGTTGTTTGAAGACAAAAAAAACGTTCATGTGCTGTATTCCTATAATGAAATGGAAAATTATATTAAACAAGTTTTGAATTTTATCCAAGAGGGCATCGCAGCGGGAGATTATGTCATTCTTATTGAAAATGACCGTATTTACCCCATCATTCATAAAGAACTGAGCACTCGGTATACGAAAGATCAAATGGAGTTCATTCACTTTGTGAACAACTTCGATTTCTATTGTTCAAGCGGCAGTTATCATCCTCCTGCAATCGAAGAATACTTTAATAAAACGGTACAGCCCTATGTGGAAAATAAAATCTCTTTCCGATCATGGGCACATGTTGAATGGGCAACCATGGAAGAACCGCTGCATATCATAGAGGATTTTGAGAGAACAGTAGATGAAGCTGTAAACCTGCTGTCGTTTCCATTAATTTGTGCGTACAAAGGTGAGAGGATGCCAGACTACCTGAAAACCATATTGTTGGAAACACATCCTTATGTTCTAAAAGACGATGATATCATCATCTGTGAACAATACTTGCCATCTAGTTTGAAATAA
- a CDS encoding cytidine deaminase — protein sequence MIKTYPLNESDRDLIEAASAKIRDLYEENRHHVGAALKTSSGKTVAAVHIEAYIGRVTVCAEAIAIGKAISDGEKGFDTIVAVKHPYSDDEDRALKVVSPCGMCRELISDYAKECFVILNVNGETVKTKIGELLPYKYTRDS from the coding sequence ATCATCAAAACTTATCCATTGAACGAGTCGGATCGTGATTTAATAGAAGCTGCAAGTGCAAAAATTAGGGATCTTTACGAGGAAAATAGGCATCATGTTGGCGCTGCATTAAAAACGAGTTCAGGAAAAACCGTTGCTGCCGTACATATTGAAGCATATATTGGCCGGGTTACCGTATGTGCAGAAGCCATTGCGATCGGCAAGGCGATATCGGACGGGGAAAAGGGATTCGATACCATCGTGGCGGTTAAGCATCCCTATTCCGATGATGAAGACAGAGCTTTAAAAGTGGTTAGCCCGTGTGGGATGTGTCGGGAATTAATCTCAGATTATGCAAAAGAGTGCTTTGTCATACTGAATGTTAATGGGGAAACGGTAAAGACGAAAATCGGTGAACTGCTGCCGTATAAATACACGAGGGATTCATGA
- a CDS encoding amidohydrolase — MSNVELENYLLEFRRDLHMTPELSNQEFETTKKIKEALQSQDIKILDFPLKTGVVAEIKGSKPGPTIALRSDIDALPILEQSEVDFPSRHIGVMHACGHDFHTSVILGTAFLLKKEERDLSGTIRLIFQPAEETGHGASALMETGVLEDVDVIFGLHNDPTLQVGELGTKHGALTAGVDRFEVHVKATGSHAAKPEEGNDPIIITGHIISTLQTIISRNVAPKESAVLSITQIHSGSTWNVIPDSAYLEGTVRTFSKTQREFIQKRMKQVLHGIGETFDANVELSWHPGPPSVDNTPEWADLALQVGDSAGYTTKTLEASSIGEDFAFYQEKIPGAFVMIGSGGPYDLHHPKFIVDETALFPAASYFRLLALEALKKIPE, encoded by the coding sequence ATAAGCAATGTAGAATTGGAAAATTATTTATTGGAATTCAGACGCGATCTTCATATGACACCTGAATTATCAAACCAAGAATTTGAAACGACTAAAAAAATTAAAGAAGCGCTTCAATCTCAAGATATTAAGATACTTGATTTCCCATTGAAAACTGGTGTCGTAGCTGAGATAAAAGGGAGTAAGCCGGGTCCTACGATAGCACTTCGCTCCGATATTGATGCTTTACCAATTTTAGAGCAATCTGAGGTGGATTTTCCTTCAAGGCACATCGGCGTGATGCATGCATGTGGTCATGATTTTCACACTTCCGTCATTTTGGGGACTGCTTTTTTATTAAAAAAAGAAGAAAGAGATCTTTCCGGAACGATTCGCTTGATTTTTCAACCTGCGGAGGAAACGGGACATGGAGCAAGTGCTTTAATGGAAACCGGTGTGCTGGAAGATGTGGATGTGATTTTTGGCCTTCATAATGATCCGACATTGCAAGTTGGGGAGTTAGGGACAAAACATGGCGCACTGACAGCGGGAGTCGATCGCTTTGAAGTGCATGTTAAAGCAACTGGCTCACACGCGGCCAAACCGGAAGAGGGAAATGATCCTATTATCATAACAGGACATATTATCTCAACGTTGCAAACCATCATCAGCCGCAATGTGGCACCAAAAGAGTCCGCGGTTTTGAGCATCACTCAAATTCATAGCGGTTCAACGTGGAATGTTATCCCGGATAGTGCATATTTGGAAGGAACCGTCCGCACCTTCAGTAAAACTCAACGAGAATTCATCCAGAAACGTATGAAACAAGTCCTGCACGGTATAGGTGAAACTTTCGATGCAAATGTTGAACTATCATGGCATCCTGGCCCGCCATCAGTTGATAATACGCCTGAATGGGCAGATTTGGCGCTTCAGGTTGGAGACTCAGCAGGTTACACGACAAAAACCTTGGAAGCTAGCTCAATAGGGGAAGACTTCGCTTTTTACCAAGAAAAAATACCAGGTGCTTTTGTAATGATAGGGTCGGGCGGTCCATATGACCTGCATCATCCTAAGTTTATAGTAGATGAAACGGCACTTTTTCCAGCTGCTTCTTATTTCCGCTTATTGGCTTTAGAAGCGTTAAAAAAAATCCCTGAATGA
- a CDS encoding LLM class flavin-dependent oxidoreductase has protein sequence MKKKTVKLGVFLAGTGHHVASWRHPNANPKANMSIDYFKGLAQTAEKGLFDLLFLADSLSVAKDSHPNILTRFEPLTLLSYLASATSNIGLVSTASTTYEEPFNVARKFASLDHITSGRAGWNVVTTSLASTAVNFNKSEHLEHGLRYKRATEFVEVTKKLWDSWEDDTLVIDKETGQFIDESKFHEINHQGEFFNVKGPLNISRSPQGHPVIVQAGSSGAGQLLAAKHAEIVFTAQENKEDAISFYHELKGQLAAFNREKSSLSIMPGLFPIVGQTEKEAQEKYEALQELIIPEIGLAVMGRYFGNVDFSNIPLDTPFADISLPEHVDGIQSKYDLIVKRAINENLTLRQTYQWVAGSRGHHIAIGTPTQIADKIEDWVNGDAADGFNIMPALLPDSLTDFVELVVPELQSKGIFRTKYESNTLRGNLGLDKPANQYSHKL, from the coding sequence ATGAAAAAGAAAACAGTAAAGCTTGGTGTATTTTTGGCCGGAACAGGACATCACGTTGCTTCCTGGAGACATCCTAACGCCAATCCGAAAGCTAATATGAGCATCGATTATTTTAAAGGGTTGGCCCAGACTGCCGAAAAAGGTTTATTTGATTTATTATTTTTGGCAGATAGTTTGTCAGTTGCAAAGGACTCGCATCCTAATATTCTGACTCGATTCGAGCCATTGACCTTGTTATCTTATCTAGCCTCGGCGACTTCCAATATTGGTTTGGTTTCAACGGCCTCCACCACTTACGAAGAACCCTTTAATGTGGCTAGGAAATTTGCTTCTTTAGACCATATTACCTCCGGCCGCGCTGGCTGGAACGTAGTCACAACGTCCCTTGCCTCTACTGCAGTAAACTTCAATAAATCAGAACATTTAGAACATGGTCTCCGTTATAAAAGGGCGACTGAATTTGTTGAAGTTACCAAGAAATTGTGGGACTCATGGGAAGACGATACATTGGTCATCGATAAAGAAACAGGCCAATTCATTGATGAAAGCAAGTTTCATGAAATCAATCATCAAGGTGAGTTTTTCAATGTAAAAGGACCATTAAATATTTCCCGCTCCCCTCAGGGGCATCCGGTCATTGTACAAGCAGGCTCTTCTGGCGCTGGGCAATTGCTTGCAGCAAAGCACGCAGAGATTGTCTTTACTGCCCAGGAGAACAAGGAGGACGCGATCTCATTTTACCATGAGTTAAAAGGTCAATTGGCCGCTTTTAATCGGGAGAAAAGCAGCTTGAGCATCATGCCAGGTTTGTTCCCGATTGTGGGACAGACCGAGAAGGAAGCCCAAGAAAAGTACGAGGCATTGCAGGAGCTGATCATTCCCGAAATAGGATTGGCTGTTATGGGAAGGTATTTTGGAAATGTGGATTTTTCGAACATCCCTTTGGATACTCCGTTTGCTGATATTTCGCTACCAGAACATGTAGATGGCATCCAAAGTAAATATGATTTGATCGTTAAACGGGCGATCAATGAAAATTTGACGTTACGTCAGACATATCAGTGGGTTGCCGGATCACGTGGACATCATATAGCAATTGGAACACCAACGCAGATTGCGGATAAGATTGAAGATTGGGTGAATGGAGATGCGGCTGACGGCTTTAATATCATGCCAGCCCTCTTGCCTGATTCTTTAACGGATTTTGTAGAACTTGTTGTCCCTGAACTGCAATCGAAAGGAATTTTCCGTACTAAATATGAAAGTAACACATTACGAGGGAACCTTGGCCTGGATAAACCGGCCAACCAATATTCCCATAAGCTTTAA
- a CDS encoding GNAT family N-acetyltransferase gives MSQIFREVRVEDVDKFLQLTLDAYASIRELDIHFSAATATREEAIKHISENQVYVLEENGTFISTVSIRLPWGPNPGPLVLPHIGWFATNPAYKRQGIGKKVLSWLEEEILKKQLRAPAVTLGTADNHPWLKEMYEKSGFEEIGQKDLGKGHLTIYLRKILHPGQYQAWTEKHNQTI, from the coding sequence ATGAGTCAAATATTTCGTGAAGTACGTGTAGAAGATGTGGATAAATTCCTCCAATTAACATTGGATGCTTATGCGAGTATAAGAGAGTTGGATATTCACTTCTCTGCGGCAACCGCCACGAGAGAGGAAGCGATTAAGCATATATCAGAAAATCAGGTATATGTTCTGGAGGAAAATGGGACATTTATTTCGACCGTTTCGATTCGGTTACCTTGGGGCCCTAATCCTGGCCCGCTCGTATTGCCACACATAGGCTGGTTCGCTACAAACCCTGCATATAAGCGTCAAGGCATAGGGAAAAAAGTTCTGTCATGGCTCGAAGAAGAAATTTTGAAGAAGCAATTGAGAGCCCCCGCGGTTACGCTCGGAACCGCGGATAATCATCCATGGCTAAAGGAAATGTACGAAAAAAGTGGATTTGAAGAGATCGGGCAAAAAGATTTAGGCAAAGGTCATCTCACAATATATTTAAGGAAAATCTTGCATCCGGGACAATATCAAGCTTGGACTGAAAAACATAATCAAACCATTTAA